In Alicyclobacillus vulcanalis, a single window of DNA contains:
- a CDS encoding aminotransferase class I/II-fold pyridoxal phosphate-dependent enzyme — protein sequence MNTLYDRLSPVVRHLPPSGIRRFFDLASQMQDVISLGVGEPDFVTPWHVREACMYSLEQGYTTYTPNRGLPELCVEIAKYLTKFGLAYDPSSEVLVTVGGSEAIDLALRALVCPGDEVMIPVPTYVSYKPCALLAGADVVEIPTRAEDGFRLTPEALERAVTPRSKVLVLCFPNNPTGAVMEKADLEAIADVVVRHDLFVVSDEIYAELTYGGHHVSIASLKGMRERTVVVSGMSKAYAMTGWRIGYAAGPEPILSAMLKIHQYTIMCAPHMAQRAALEALRNGDDERDRMVESYDRRRKLIVAGLNEIGLPCHEPRGAFYAFPDIRSTGLSSEQFAERLLLEQGVAVVPGNVFGDPGEGFVRCSYATSVALIEEALRRMRAFVQNLTYHPVR from the coding sequence GAGTGGGCGAGCCCGACTTCGTCACGCCTTGGCACGTGCGCGAGGCGTGCATGTACTCGTTGGAACAAGGCTACACAACGTACACGCCGAATCGCGGATTGCCTGAGCTCTGCGTCGAGATCGCCAAATATCTGACGAAATTCGGACTTGCGTACGATCCGTCGAGTGAAGTGCTGGTGACCGTGGGGGGAAGCGAAGCCATTGACCTGGCGCTGCGAGCGCTGGTGTGCCCAGGCGATGAAGTGATGATTCCCGTGCCGACGTATGTCAGCTACAAGCCGTGTGCGCTTCTCGCCGGGGCCGACGTGGTGGAGATTCCCACGCGCGCGGAAGACGGGTTTCGATTGACGCCGGAGGCCTTGGAGCGGGCCGTGACGCCGCGCAGCAAGGTGCTGGTGCTTTGCTTCCCGAACAATCCGACCGGCGCTGTCATGGAGAAGGCGGACTTGGAAGCCATCGCGGACGTTGTCGTTCGCCACGACTTGTTCGTCGTTTCGGACGAAATTTACGCAGAACTGACATACGGAGGCCATCACGTCAGCATCGCGTCCCTCAAGGGCATGCGAGAACGGACGGTGGTCGTGAGCGGCATGTCCAAGGCTTATGCCATGACGGGCTGGCGGATCGGCTACGCAGCCGGGCCGGAACCCATTCTCTCGGCGATGCTCAAGATTCACCAATACACCATCATGTGTGCGCCGCACATGGCGCAGCGAGCGGCGCTGGAGGCCCTGCGCAACGGAGACGATGAACGGGATCGCATGGTGGAAAGCTACGACCGGCGCAGAAAGCTGATTGTCGCCGGGCTGAACGAAATCGGCTTGCCTTGCCACGAACCGCGCGGCGCGTTCTATGCGTTTCCAGACATCCGTTCCACGGGCCTCAGCTCGGAACAGTTCGCCGAGCGGCTGTTGCTCGAACAGGGCGTGGCCGTCGTACCCGGCAACGTGTTTGGCGATCCCGGCGAGGGGTTTGTGCGCTGTTCGTACGCCACGTCCGTAGCGCTCATCGAGGAAGCGCTCCGCCGGATGCGGGCGTTTGTGCAAAACCTCACGTATCACCCAGTGCGATGA
- a CDS encoding MFS transporter has translation MTRQESPYRWAVLFTALAAYYLIVSQRTAPGLVTNQWMGEFHVSAGLLGLMDSMQFMAYALLQVPVGILADRFGPSRFLMFGTLTNALGTLATGVATHTWVLFVARFLVGVGDATIFVNLVAVINEWFRAQEFVALLGIIGVAAGLGSLTATVPYALWIHAWGWRSLFITVSLVLFCVAAGLYEILVRRPRRMFATPTVRAGEPVRPPSVRAAIRETFTSRQAYALAMCHFGLVGTYVGFMGSWGVAYLMQVFHMPRSAASAILMLGLFGAMAGGPVTSWLASRLGRPKRLYTLVHAVTFASWLLWFAAGPRPWLGLVLLSLVLIGFGNGGSSLTFAIARQTFPVERVGVVSGFANMGGFVSAVLLPSAFGAVLDHVPADRVLGFHFGLAIPVLFTAVGLAGVLLARDARRSRVIAVQETL, from the coding sequence TTGACCCGGCAGGAGAGCCCCTACCGGTGGGCAGTCCTTTTCACGGCGCTCGCCGCGTACTACCTCATCGTCAGTCAACGGACCGCGCCTGGATTGGTGACCAACCAGTGGATGGGCGAATTTCACGTTTCGGCGGGGCTCCTCGGCCTGATGGACAGCATGCAGTTCATGGCGTACGCGCTGCTCCAGGTCCCGGTGGGCATTTTGGCGGATCGGTTTGGCCCCAGCCGATTCCTGATGTTCGGGACGCTGACGAACGCGCTGGGTACGCTCGCGACGGGCGTCGCCACGCACACGTGGGTCTTGTTTGTAGCGCGGTTTCTCGTCGGCGTCGGCGATGCCACCATCTTCGTCAACCTCGTCGCCGTCATCAATGAGTGGTTTCGAGCACAAGAGTTCGTCGCGCTGCTCGGCATCATCGGCGTCGCCGCAGGACTGGGGTCGCTGACTGCGACGGTGCCGTACGCGCTTTGGATCCACGCCTGGGGCTGGCGCAGCCTGTTTATCACCGTGAGCCTTGTGCTGTTTTGCGTCGCCGCAGGTTTGTACGAGATCCTCGTGCGGCGGCCGAGGCGAATGTTCGCGACTCCCACGGTTCGAGCTGGCGAGCCGGTGCGTCCCCCGAGCGTCCGCGCCGCCATTCGGGAGACGTTTACGTCTCGTCAGGCCTACGCACTCGCGATGTGCCACTTCGGGCTCGTCGGCACATACGTCGGCTTCATGGGCTCCTGGGGCGTCGCGTACCTGATGCAGGTGTTTCACATGCCGCGATCGGCGGCGAGCGCCATTCTGATGCTGGGGCTTTTTGGCGCCATGGCTGGTGGGCCCGTCACGAGCTGGCTGGCCAGCCGCTTGGGCCGTCCGAAGCGCCTGTACACCCTGGTGCACGCGGTCACCTTCGCAAGTTGGCTTTTGTGGTTTGCCGCCGGCCCGCGCCCCTGGCTCGGCCTGGTGCTGCTCTCGCTCGTGCTCATCGGCTTTGGCAACGGCGGGAGTTCCTTGACCTTCGCCATCGCGCGGCAGACCTTCCCCGTGGAGCGCGTCGGCGTGGTATCGGGCTTCGCCAACATGGGCGGCTTCGTCAGCGCCGTGCTCCTGCCATCGGCCTTCGGCGCCGTGCTCGACCACGTTCCGGCCGATCGCGTCCTTGGCTTTCACTTCGGACTCGCCATTCCGGTCCTCTTCACCGCGGTGGGCCTCGCGGGGGTGCTCCTGGCGCGCGACGCGAGACGTTCCAGGGTCATCGCCGTGCAGGAGACCCTCTGA
- a CDS encoding NAD(P)-dependent alcohol dehydrogenase — MQVKARGVLSKESPFHAIEIERRELQPDDVLIEIQYCGICHSDIHAARGEWGEVRYPFVPGHEITGVVTRVGTQVTKFRPGDRVGVGCMVDSCGECENCRRGDEQYCVKGNIQTYGSIDRYGQYTMGGYSTHIVVKEDFVLRIPDALPLDKAAPLLCAGITTYSPLRHWQAGPGKEVAVIGFGGLGHMAVKLAKAMGADVTVLSQSLRKKEDGLRLGAKAYYATSDPQTFRDLAGRFDLIINTVSAKIPISAYLALLKTDGALVNVGAPPEPLEVNAFALIGQRRTFAGSCIGGIRETQEMLDFCAENGVTPEIEVISADEIDAAWERVLKSDVRYRFVIDISTMRG; from the coding sequence ATGCAGGTCAAGGCTCGCGGAGTACTGAGCAAGGAGAGTCCCTTTCACGCCATAGAGATCGAGCGGCGGGAACTTCAGCCGGACGATGTACTGATCGAAATTCAGTACTGCGGCATCTGCCATTCCGACATTCACGCCGCCCGAGGCGAGTGGGGTGAAGTTCGATACCCATTCGTGCCAGGCCACGAGATCACGGGAGTCGTGACTCGCGTCGGCACGCAGGTGACCAAGTTCCGTCCCGGCGATCGCGTCGGTGTCGGCTGCATGGTCGACTCATGCGGCGAATGTGAAAACTGTCGCCGGGGCGACGAGCAGTATTGCGTCAAGGGGAACATCCAGACCTATGGCAGCATCGATCGCTACGGCCAGTACACCATGGGCGGATATTCCACGCACATCGTCGTGAAGGAGGACTTTGTGCTCCGCATCCCAGACGCGCTGCCGCTGGACAAGGCCGCTCCGCTTCTTTGCGCGGGGATCACGACGTATTCGCCGCTGCGCCACTGGCAGGCGGGCCCGGGGAAAGAAGTGGCGGTGATCGGGTTCGGCGGACTGGGTCATATGGCGGTCAAGCTTGCCAAGGCGATGGGCGCAGACGTCACCGTGCTCTCCCAGTCGCTGCGCAAGAAGGAAGACGGGCTGCGGCTTGGCGCGAAGGCCTATTATGCGACGAGCGACCCGCAGACCTTCCGCGATCTCGCCGGCCGCTTCGATCTGATCATCAACACGGTCTCGGCCAAAATTCCGATCAGCGCGTATCTCGCGCTTCTCAAGACGGACGGCGCACTCGTCAACGTCGGCGCGCCGCCGGAGCCGCTCGAAGTGAACGCCTTTGCGCTCATCGGGCAGCGCCGCACGTTTGCGGGTTCCTGCATTGGCGGGATCCGCGAGACGCAGGAGATGCTCGACTTCTGCGCCGAGAACGGCGTGACGCCGGAAATCGAGGTCATTTCGGCGGACGAGATCGACGCGGCGTGGGAGCGAGTGCTGAAGTCCGACGTGCGCTACCGATTCGTCATCGACATCAGCACGATGCGCGGCTGA
- a CDS encoding TetR/AcrR family transcriptional regulator encodes MDRRVQKSRQAIRDAFVELMKEKDFDHITVQDISERANVSRKTFYLHFLDKYDLLDRIMEEAIREMDEFGQCVCDLDWVPATEHCFQYLADRYDFFGIMLTQAGAPYFRRRYVESCMASFTREIRRVVGRDPLPEEDAILQFVVNAYVGTVEWWLQQGMPYSPSVMADRVGRMLEAVYDKLPALSTNVARPKPTQQMRLA; translated from the coding sequence GTGGACAGGCGCGTGCAAAAATCGCGGCAGGCCATCCGCGATGCCTTCGTCGAGTTGATGAAGGAAAAGGATTTCGATCACATCACCGTGCAGGACATCTCGGAGCGGGCCAACGTCAGCCGAAAAACCTTCTACCTCCACTTTCTGGACAAGTACGACCTGCTCGATCGCATCATGGAAGAAGCGATCCGAGAGATGGACGAGTTCGGGCAGTGCGTGTGCGACCTGGACTGGGTCCCGGCGACCGAACACTGCTTTCAGTATCTGGCGGATCGTTACGACTTCTTCGGCATCATGTTGACCCAAGCAGGCGCTCCGTATTTTCGGCGCCGGTACGTCGAGTCCTGCATGGCCTCCTTCACCCGCGAGATCCGGCGCGTCGTGGGCCGCGATCCATTGCCGGAAGAGGACGCCATCCTGCAGTTTGTCGTCAACGCGTACGTCGGCACTGTCGAGTGGTGGCTGCAGCAGGGCATGCCCTATTCCCCGAGTGTGATGGCGGATCGCGTCGGACGGATGCTTGAGGCGGTGTACGACAAGCTCCCCGCTCTGTCGACGAACGTTGCGAGGCCGAAGCCAACACAGCAGATGCGGCTGGCATAG
- a CDS encoding aspartate aminotransferase family protein: protein MALDEALRGVSSWMEMDRRYVWHGMVTHQAAKNPLAIVAGEGAYVVDLDGRRYLDGMAGLWCVNLGYSQPKLAEAAYAQLNTMPYYPLTHTHLPAIQLAERLNEWLGAEYRVFFSNSGSEANEVAFKIARQYHAQRGEAHRWKILSRYRAYHGNTMGALAASGQFDRKYRYEPLAPGFVHVPPPDCYRCPFGRTPSSCRLECAHHIDDVMRWEMDETVAAMVLEPVITGGGVLVPPEGYLKAAEEICHRHGALLIVDEVICGFGRTGAPFGHQRLGVKPDIVTMAKGITSGYLPLAATAVRKDLYDAAFARDDDEHAHLRHVNTFGGHPAACAVALATLDIMESEHLVDRARDLGDALARELERLRGLPAVGDVRSFGFLAGVELVEDRDAKTPATAAFASQVVAECRKRGVIVGKTGDTTPGGHNVITLCPPFVVSEEEVRHMVDVLGDALDALM from the coding sequence ATGGCTCTTGACGAAGCTCTTCGCGGCGTATCTTCGTGGATGGAGATGGACCGGCGCTACGTGTGGCATGGCATGGTCACGCATCAAGCTGCGAAAAACCCGCTCGCCATCGTGGCCGGAGAGGGGGCCTATGTGGTCGATCTCGACGGACGGCGCTACCTGGATGGCATGGCCGGGTTGTGGTGTGTGAATCTCGGCTATTCCCAGCCGAAACTCGCAGAGGCGGCCTATGCGCAATTGAACACGATGCCGTATTACCCGCTCACGCATACGCATCTTCCGGCTATTCAACTGGCTGAGAGGCTCAACGAGTGGTTGGGAGCCGAGTACCGCGTGTTCTTTTCCAACAGCGGTTCGGAGGCCAATGAGGTCGCCTTCAAAATCGCGCGCCAATATCATGCGCAGCGAGGGGAAGCCCACCGATGGAAAATCCTTTCGCGCTATCGCGCGTACCACGGCAACACCATGGGCGCGCTTGCTGCATCCGGACAATTTGATCGGAAGTACCGCTATGAGCCGCTGGCGCCGGGTTTCGTGCACGTTCCTCCGCCGGATTGTTACCGCTGTCCGTTTGGCCGTACGCCATCTTCCTGCAGACTGGAGTGCGCCCATCACATCGACGACGTCATGCGTTGGGAGATGGACGAGACCGTCGCTGCGATGGTCCTGGAGCCGGTGATCACCGGCGGCGGCGTTCTCGTTCCGCCCGAGGGTTATCTGAAGGCTGCGGAGGAGATTTGCCATCGGCACGGGGCTCTGCTGATCGTAGACGAGGTCATTTGTGGCTTCGGCCGAACCGGAGCGCCCTTCGGCCACCAGCGGTTGGGCGTGAAACCGGACATCGTCACGATGGCCAAAGGGATCACGAGTGGGTATCTGCCGCTTGCCGCCACGGCGGTTCGGAAAGATCTCTATGACGCGGCGTTTGCGCGCGACGACGACGAGCATGCCCACCTTCGCCACGTGAACACGTTTGGCGGCCACCCAGCCGCTTGTGCGGTGGCGCTGGCCACGCTCGACATCATGGAATCGGAACACCTTGTGGATCGCGCTCGCGATCTCGGCGACGCACTTGCGCGAGAGCTCGAACGCCTTCGCGGGCTGCCTGCGGTGGGGGACGTGCGTTCGTTCGGGTTTCTGGCCGGCGTCGAGCTCGTCGAGGACCGGGACGCGAAAACGCCCGCGACAGCCGCCTTCGCTTCTCAGGTCGTGGCCGAGTGCCGCAAACGCGGCGTGATCGTCGGTAAAACGGGGGATACCACGCCCGGGGGCCACAACGTCATCACGCTGTGTCCGCCTTTTGTCGTCTCGGAGGAAGAGGTTCGCCATATGGTGGACGTGCTGGGCGACGCCTTGGATGCGCTCATGTGA
- the glmS gene encoding glutamine--fructose-6-phosphate transaminase (isomerizing) → MCGIVGYIGPRNGKDVVVGGLAKLEYRGYDSAGVAALADGNIRIVKAVGRLANLEEKLAEMPLSGQVAIGHTRWATHGKPSDENAHPHQDCSGRFAIVHNGIVENYLSLRDELIALGHEFRSETDTEVVAHLIEEMYNGDLFETMIAVGKRIRGAYALVVMGKDHPDELVAIRRASPMIIGLGEKENFVASDIPAILEYTRDIYVMEDGEMAVLRRDGVECFNMDGEPVKKEVYHVTWDAVSAERGGYPHFMLKEIHEQPRAVRDTLRGRVSEDFSRVELPELGLSDEDLRAIDRIHIVACGTSWHAGLVGKAAIEAFARIPVNVEIASEYRYANPIVTDRTLVIAITQSGETADTLAAMREMKKRGVRVVAITNVVGSSAAREADSTIITWAGPEIAVASTKAYTTQLVALYLLAVRLGMSRQTLTADEAREVLTGLDNLPQVVEQVLDTAPQIESFAKRYKDAHDTFFIGRGIDYAVSLEGALKLKEISYIHAEAYAAGELKHGTLALITDGVPVIALAMQPELYEKTLSNIVEVKARGAFVLGLTWVGNEDLEKTVDEVIYLPKTLPLLAPVAAVIPLQLLAYYAAVARGNDVDKPRNLAKSVTVE, encoded by the coding sequence ATGTGTGGAATTGTTGGCTATATCGGCCCGAGGAATGGCAAAGACGTCGTCGTGGGCGGCTTGGCGAAGTTGGAATATCGCGGCTACGATTCTGCGGGTGTGGCGGCGCTCGCGGATGGGAACATCCGCATCGTCAAGGCGGTTGGACGCCTGGCGAACTTGGAGGAGAAACTGGCCGAGATGCCGCTCTCAGGTCAGGTCGCGATCGGCCACACGCGGTGGGCGACGCATGGTAAGCCGTCGGACGAGAACGCACATCCGCATCAGGACTGCAGCGGCCGGTTTGCCATCGTGCACAATGGCATCGTGGAAAACTATCTCTCCCTGCGTGATGAGTTGATCGCGCTGGGACACGAGTTTCGGTCGGAAACGGACACCGAGGTCGTCGCACATCTCATCGAGGAGATGTACAACGGCGATTTGTTCGAGACGATGATCGCCGTGGGCAAGCGAATCCGTGGCGCGTACGCGCTGGTGGTGATGGGCAAGGATCACCCGGATGAATTGGTCGCGATTCGCCGCGCGAGCCCGATGATCATTGGCCTGGGCGAGAAAGAGAACTTTGTCGCGTCGGACATCCCGGCGATCCTCGAATACACGCGCGACATCTACGTGATGGAGGACGGCGAGATGGCGGTCCTGCGCCGGGACGGCGTCGAGTGCTTCAACATGGACGGCGAGCCCGTGAAGAAAGAGGTCTACCACGTGACGTGGGATGCGGTCAGCGCGGAGCGCGGCGGTTACCCGCACTTCATGTTGAAGGAGATTCACGAACAGCCGCGCGCGGTGCGGGATACCTTGCGCGGAAGGGTCTCGGAGGATTTCAGCCGCGTCGAGCTTCCTGAACTGGGTCTCTCGGACGAAGACCTTCGGGCGATTGACCGGATTCACATTGTCGCGTGCGGGACGTCGTGGCACGCGGGGCTCGTCGGGAAGGCGGCGATCGAGGCGTTCGCGCGGATCCCGGTCAATGTCGAGATCGCCTCAGAATACCGGTATGCGAATCCCATCGTGACGGATCGGACGCTGGTCATCGCCATCACGCAGTCGGGCGAGACGGCGGATACGCTGGCGGCCATGCGGGAGATGAAGAAGCGCGGGGTGCGGGTGGTTGCCATCACCAATGTCGTCGGCAGCTCGGCGGCGCGCGAGGCCGACAGCACCATCATCACGTGGGCAGGTCCTGAGATTGCGGTGGCGTCGACCAAGGCGTACACGACGCAGCTCGTGGCGCTGTACCTGTTGGCCGTGCGGTTGGGCATGAGCCGGCAAACGCTCACGGCGGACGAGGCGCGCGAGGTGCTCACGGGGCTCGACAATCTGCCACAGGTCGTCGAGCAGGTGCTGGACACGGCGCCGCAGATCGAGTCATTCGCCAAACGGTATAAGGACGCGCACGATACGTTCTTTATCGGCCGCGGGATCGATTACGCCGTTTCGCTTGAAGGCGCGTTGAAGCTTAAGGAAATCTCCTACATCCACGCGGAGGCCTATGCCGCGGGCGAACTGAAACACGGCACGTTGGCGCTCATCACGGATGGAGTTCCGGTCATTGCCCTCGCGATGCAGCCGGAACTGTACGAGAAGACGCTGTCGAACATCGTCGAGGTGAAGGCGCGCGGCGCATTTGTCCTGGGGCTCACCTGGGTGGGCAACGAGGACTTGGAGAAGACGGTGGATGAGGTGATTTATCTGCCGAAGACCTTGCCGCTGCTTGCGCCGGTGGCAGCTGTGATTCCGTTGCAGCTTTTGGCGTACTACGCGGCTGTGGCGCGTGGAAACGACGTCGACAAACCGCGCAATCTGGCGAAGAGCGTGACTGTGGAGTGA
- the glmM gene encoding phosphoglucosamine mutase, with amino-acid sequence MGKWFGTDGVRGVANRELTPELAFRLGRVGAYVLTARRPGSRIVVGKDTRISGDMLETALVSGILSTGVDALRLGVISTPGVAYLTRLLRADAGVMISASHNPVADNGIKFFGGDGFKLLDEMEERMEALLAEAEDQLPRPIGDGVGRMYDEPAAEAYIRFLVQSARVRFDGVKVVLDCANGAASFIAPEVFRRLGADVIVIHANPDGVNINVDCGSTHPHIVQRAVLQHGADLGLSFDGDADRCIAVDENGEVADGDFIMAILARAMKEKGELRGDKVVATVMSNLGFIKAMGDLGITVLRTAVGDRYVMERMREEGASLGGEQSGHIILLDHTTTGDGMLTGVKLVEAVVESGKRLSELSRVMTRYPQILENVRVRDKRAWRDNAAIQAALKKAEAELGDSGRVLVRESGTENLVRVMVEGVDEKSLRRVVGEIVQVIEAELGV; translated from the coding sequence GTGGGCAAATGGTTTGGCACGGACGGCGTGCGCGGTGTCGCCAATCGGGAACTGACGCCTGAATTGGCCTTTCGGTTGGGCCGCGTTGGCGCGTATGTTCTGACGGCGCGGCGGCCGGGATCGCGCATTGTCGTGGGCAAGGACACCCGCATCTCGGGTGACATGTTGGAGACGGCGCTGGTGAGTGGGATCCTGTCGACGGGCGTGGACGCGCTGCGGCTCGGCGTGATTTCGACGCCAGGCGTCGCTTACCTGACGCGGCTTCTCCGTGCGGATGCGGGCGTGATGATTTCGGCATCCCACAATCCGGTGGCGGACAACGGCATCAAGTTTTTCGGCGGGGACGGGTTCAAGCTGCTCGACGAGATGGAGGAGCGCATGGAGGCGCTGTTGGCGGAGGCGGAGGATCAGCTTCCGAGGCCCATTGGGGACGGCGTCGGCCGGATGTACGATGAGCCCGCGGCCGAGGCGTACATCCGCTTTCTGGTCCAGTCGGCGCGCGTGCGCTTCGACGGCGTGAAGGTGGTGCTCGATTGCGCAAATGGGGCGGCGTCGTTCATCGCGCCTGAGGTGTTTCGGCGCCTGGGCGCGGACGTGATCGTCATTCATGCGAATCCAGACGGCGTGAACATCAACGTCGACTGCGGATCGACCCACCCGCACATCGTGCAGCGCGCGGTGCTCCAGCACGGAGCGGACCTGGGGCTATCCTTTGATGGCGACGCGGATCGCTGCATCGCGGTGGATGAAAATGGCGAGGTGGCGGATGGCGACTTCATTATGGCCATTCTCGCGCGCGCGATGAAGGAAAAGGGAGAGTTGCGCGGGGATAAGGTCGTGGCCACGGTCATGTCGAACCTCGGCTTCATCAAGGCCATGGGCGATCTCGGCATCACCGTGCTGCGCACGGCGGTGGGAGATCGGTACGTGATGGAGCGGATGCGCGAGGAGGGCGCGTCGCTCGGCGGAGAGCAGAGCGGACACATCATTCTCCTGGATCACACCACGACGGGTGACGGGATGCTGACGGGCGTGAAACTGGTTGAAGCCGTGGTCGAGAGCGGCAAACGCTTGTCGGAGCTCTCGCGGGTCATGACGCGGTATCCGCAGATCTTGGAGAACGTGCGCGTGCGCGACAAGCGCGCCTGGCGCGACAACGCGGCCATCCAAGCGGCGCTGAAGAAGGCGGAGGCGGAGCTCGGGGACAGCGGCCGCGTGTTGGTGCGCGAGTCTGGGACGGAGAACCTCGTGCGCGTCATGGTGGAGGGCGTCGACGAGAAGAGCCTGCGCCGCGTGGTTGGCGAGATCGTCCAGGTCATTGAGGCGGAGCTCGGCGTCTAA
- a CDS encoding CdaR family protein yields the protein MMDRLLNNKVALRLIALVLACILWLAVHAEQGSGSSASTGVTESFELPVRVETSADEVLVSQVPTITARVTTNLLSLPTLASDMMKAEIVADAENLGPGTYTLHVAAVNMPAGVRSYTLTPSTITVTLEPKVTVERTVRVNVVGTPGQGYVLGKPELGAGVVEVSGAESSVQAVAEVAGVVDASGLSQTATKLVELLPLDQAGKAVPGVTVTPSAISVTLPITSANQAVKLTPAVTGSPAPGYAVASVHLEPASAVEQGLAASQLPQRGLLVPIDVTGLNRPTTVSVPVPLLPGMTSVSPTAVTAVIDVEPSAVYTVSNVPVAITGATGVKLVTPRTVNVTVTGIEADVRAVERDPAAVQAFVDATGLTHGSATLPIQIRLPSGLSAVSVSVRTATVEAVP from the coding sequence ATGATGGATAGGCTGCTGAACAACAAGGTGGCGCTTCGCCTGATCGCGCTCGTCCTCGCGTGCATTCTCTGGCTCGCCGTGCACGCGGAGCAGGGGTCGGGGTCCTCCGCGTCCACGGGAGTGACCGAGTCGTTCGAGCTGCCGGTGCGGGTGGAAACCTCGGCCGACGAGGTGTTGGTGTCTCAAGTTCCGACCATCACCGCCCGGGTGACGACGAACCTGTTGAGCCTGCCGACGCTGGCCTCGGATATGATGAAAGCCGAGATCGTCGCGGACGCCGAAAATCTGGGCCCGGGCACGTACACGTTGCACGTGGCGGCCGTCAACATGCCTGCAGGGGTGCGATCGTACACGCTAACGCCTTCCACCATCACGGTGACGTTGGAGCCCAAAGTGACGGTGGAGCGAACGGTGCGGGTGAACGTGGTCGGCACGCCAGGGCAGGGATATGTCCTCGGCAAGCCCGAGCTCGGCGCGGGGGTCGTCGAGGTCTCGGGCGCCGAATCCAGTGTGCAGGCCGTGGCCGAGGTGGCGGGCGTCGTGGACGCGAGCGGCCTGTCGCAGACGGCGACCAAGCTCGTCGAGTTGTTGCCGCTTGACCAAGCGGGCAAGGCGGTGCCGGGTGTGACGGTCACGCCATCCGCGATTTCGGTCACGCTGCCGATCACGTCCGCCAATCAGGCGGTGAAGCTGACGCCTGCGGTCACCGGCAGCCCTGCGCCTGGATACGCCGTCGCCTCGGTGCACCTGGAGCCCGCGAGCGCTGTGGAACAGGGGCTAGCGGCCAGCCAGCTTCCGCAGCGCGGGCTCCTCGTGCCCATCGACGTCACTGGATTGAACCGGCCCACGACGGTGTCGGTCCCGGTGCCGCTTTTGCCGGGGATGACGAGCGTTTCGCCCACGGCAGTGACGGCCGTGATCGACGTGGAGCCGTCCGCCGTCTACACCGTTTCGAACGTCCCGGTGGCCATCACGGGCGCGACGGGTGTCAAGCTGGTGACGCCTCGGACCGTGAATGTCACGGTGACGGGGATCGAGGCCGACGTGCGCGCGGTGGAGAGGGATCCGGCCGCGGTGCAGGCGTTTGTGGACGCGACCGGGTTGACACATGGCTCGGCGACGCTGCCGATTCAAATTCGGCTGCCGTCCGGTCTGTCGGCGGTGAGTGTCTCTGTGCGGACGGCCACGGTGGAGGCGGTGCCATAG
- the cdaA gene encoding diadenylate cyclase CdaA, which yields MDAWFAAIRDFGFKDVIDILFVAFMIYYLLLLIRGTRAVQLLKGVIVVVVVTMVSSLFNLSASNWLLNRIIEIGLFAIPVVFQPELRRALEQLGRGSLWNFTLLLHEEPNMVHTVSEIVKACQVLAKTKTGALIVIERQTGLNEYIETGTRLEARVSTELFINLFIPNTPLHDGAVIVRGTQIMAAGCVLPLTENRSLDKQLGTRHRAGLGITEQSDGVSVIVSEETGQVSVCVDGVMHGHLDEERLNELLMRLVVPQKTGALSFWNRKAESR from the coding sequence ATGGACGCGTGGTTCGCCGCAATTCGTGACTTTGGGTTCAAGGACGTCATCGACATCCTGTTCGTTGCCTTTATGATTTATTACTTGCTGCTTCTGATTCGAGGGACACGGGCGGTACAGCTCCTGAAGGGTGTCATCGTCGTCGTCGTGGTCACCATGGTGTCGAGCCTGTTCAACCTGTCCGCATCCAATTGGCTCTTGAACCGCATTATTGAAATCGGGCTGTTCGCCATTCCCGTGGTGTTTCAGCCGGAGCTTCGGCGTGCGCTCGAGCAATTGGGCCGAGGGAGCCTGTGGAACTTCACGCTTCTGCTGCACGAGGAACCGAACATGGTTCACACCGTGAGCGAGATCGTCAAGGCCTGTCAGGTGCTCGCCAAGACGAAGACGGGCGCTCTCATCGTCATCGAGCGCCAGACGGGCTTGAACGAATACATTGAGACGGGGACGCGCCTCGAAGCGCGCGTGAGTACGGAGCTGTTCATCAACCTGTTCATTCCCAACACGCCGTTGCACGACGGGGCCGTGATCGTGCGGGGAACGCAGATTATGGCCGCTGGCTGCGTGCTTCCGCTCACGGAAAACCGGAGCCTGGACAAGCAGCTTGGCACACGTCACCGCGCGGGGCTCGGGATCACGGAGCAGTCGGACGGCGTAAGCGTGATTGTGTCGGAAGAAACAGGCCAGGTGTCGGTGTGTGTGGACGGCGTCATGCACGGGCACCTGGATGAGGAGCGATTGAACGAGTTGTTGATGCGGCTCGTGGTCCCTCAAAAGACGGGCGCGCTTTCCTTCTGGAATCGAAAGGCGGAGTCGCGATGA